The Haloplanus sp. GDY1 genomic sequence GCGTTCGTAGGGGCCACGCAACGATCCGGCACGAGTACGAGGATTTTTGCTCTCCATCGACACTGCATTAGCTATGGGAGTTTTCGACATCGGCGACCGCTCCGTCGGTCCGACCGAACCGACCTTCGTCATCGCCGAGGCTGGCTCGAACCACAACGGCGACCTGGGAACAGCGAAGGAACTCATCGACGTCGCCGTCGAGGCCGGGGCCGACGCCGTGAAGTTCCAAACGTTCAGGGCGTCAGATATGTACGTCGAGGACAGCGGCGGCGTCGAGTACCTGGACGACGACCGGAGCATCTACGACGTCATTGAGTCGATGGAGATGCCGTACGAGTGGATTCCGGAACTCCACGACTACTGCCGGGACCGCGACATCTACTTCATGTCCACTCCGTTCGACGAACGCTCCGCGGCGGAATTGGCCGAGTATGTCCCCGCGTGGAAAGTCGCGTCGTACACGAGCAGTCACCACCCGTTTCTGCGCCACCTCGCGGAGACGGACAAGCCCATCGTCATGTCGACGGGCGCCCACGACCTTGACGAGGTCGGGGAGTCGGTGGCGACGCTCCGGGACGCGGGCGCAACGGAACTCGCTCTGTTGCAGTGCGTCGCGGCGTATCCGACACCGCTCGAAGAGATCAACGTCCGAGTTATCCAGACGCTCCGCGAAGAGTTCGACGTGCCAGCCGGGCTCTCCGATCACACTCTCGATCCAGTTACT encodes the following:
- a CDS encoding N-acetylneuraminate synthase family protein, whose amino-acid sequence is MGVFDIGDRSVGPTEPTFVIAEAGSNHNGDLGTAKELIDVAVEAGADAVKFQTFRASDMYVEDSGGVEYLDDDRSIYDVIESMEMPYEWIPELHDYCRDRDIYFMSTPFDERSAAELAEYVPAWKVASYTSSHHPFLRHLAETDKPIVMSTGAHDLDEVGESVATLRDAGATELALLQCVAAYPTPLEEINVRVIQTLREEFDVPAGLSDHTLDPVTAPSAAVALGASVVEKHFTLDKTMDGPDHQFALEPDELDAMVTAIRDTERVLGSDEKSVLDVETELYDIARRRIHATADIEAGDQFTEDNIGVLRSGQRSKGLHPKFYDELLGETAARLVSKDEGISWDDVAN